Proteins from a genomic interval of Diceros bicornis minor isolate mBicDic1 chromosome 34, mDicBic1.mat.cur, whole genome shotgun sequence:
- the TSHZ3 gene encoding teashirt homolog 3: VTTAAYVSDELKAAALVDEDIDPEESTADGEPSAKYLCPEKELSKTCPSYQNSPAAEFSSHDMDSESHISETSDRMADFESGSIKNEEETKEVAVALEDTTVSDSLEQMKAVYNNFLSNSYWSNLNLNLHQPSSEKNNGSSSSSSSSSSSCGSGSFDWHQSAMAKTLQQVSQSRVLPEPSLFSTVQLYRQSSKLYGSIFTGASKFRCKDCSAAYDTLVELTVHMNETGHYRDDNHETDNNNPKRWSKPRKRSLLEMEGKEDAQKVLKCMYCGHSFESLQDLSVHMIKTKHYQKVPLKEPVTPVAAKIIPAARKKASLELELPSSPDSTGGTPKAAVSDTNDVLQKNSNPYITPNNRYGHQNGASYAWHFEARKSQILKCMECGSSHDTLQELTAHMMVTGHFLKVTNSAMKKGKPIVETPVTPTITTLLDEKVQSVPLAATTFTSPSNTPASVSPKLTVEVKKEVDKEKAVTDEKPKEKEKPCEEEEKYDISSKYHYLTENDLEESPKGGLDILKSLENTVTSAINKAQNGTPSWGGYPSIHAAYQLPNMMKLSLGSSGKSTPLKPMFGNSEIVSPTKNQTLVSPPSSQTSPMPKTNFHAMEELVKKVTEKVAKVEEKMKEPEGKLSPPKRATPSPCSSEVSEPIKMEASSDGGFTRQGDGPSPQRDGCKEGTPAAEPVENGKELVKPGTGGLSGSTAIITDHPPEQPFVNPLSALQSVMNIHLGKAAKPSLPALDPMSMLFKMSNSLAEKAAVATPPPLQSKKADHLDRYFYHVNNDQPIDLTKGKSDKGCSLGSVLLSPTSTSPATSSSTVTTAKTSAVVSFMSNSPLRENALSDISDMLKNLTESHTSKSSTPSSISEKSDIDGATLEEAEEATPAQKRKGRQSNWNPQHLLILQAQFAASLRQTSEGKYIMSDLSPQERMHISRFTGLSMTTISHWLANVKYQLRRTGGTKFLKNLDTGHPLFFCNDCASQIRTPSTYISHLESHLGFRLRDLSKLPTEQISNQVAQTKSPSEKLATSSPEEDLGTSYQCKLCNRTFASKHAVKLHLSKTHGKSPEDHLLYVSELEKQ; this comes from the coding sequence GTTACCACGGCAGCCTACGTTTCCGATGAGTTAAAGGCTGCCGCCCTGGTAGACGAAGATATAGACCCTGAAGAGAGCACGGCAGATGGGGAGCCCTCGGCCAAGTACCTGTGCCCGGAGAAGGAGCTCAGCAAGACCTGCCCCAGCTACCAGAACTCCCCGGCGGCTGAGTTCTCCAGCCACGACATGGACAGTGAGTCACACATCAGTGAGACCAGTGACCGAATGGCTGACTTCGAAAGTGGCTCCATCAAGAACGAAGAGGAGACCAAGGAGGTGGCGGTCGCACTGGAAGACACGACCGTGTCGGATAGCCTGGAGCAGATGAAGGCGGTGTACAACAACTTCCTCTCCAACTCCTACTGGTCCAACCTCAACCTCAACCTGCACCAGCCCTCCTCAGAGAAGAACaacggcagcagcagcagcagcagcagcagcagcagcagctgcggCAGCGGGAGCTTCGACTGGCACCAGAGCGCCATGGCCAAGACCCTGCAGCAGGTGTCTCAGAGCCGCGTGCTGCCCGAGCCCAGCCTCTTCAGCACGGTGCAGCTGTACCGGCAGAGCAGCAAGCTCTACGGCTCCATCTTCACGGGCGCCAGCAAGTTCCGCTGCAAAGACTGCAGCGCCGCCTACGACACGCTGGTGGAGTTGACGGTGCACATGAACGAAACGGGGCATTACCGTGACGACAACCACGAGACTGACAACAACAACCCCAAACGCTGGTCCAAGCCCCGCAAGCGCTCCCTGCtggagatggaggggaaggaagacGCCCAGAAGGTGTTGAAGTGCATGTACTGCGGCCACTCGTTCGAGTCCCTCCAGGACTTGAGCGTCCATATGATCAAAACAAAACACTACCAAAAAGTGCCTCTGAAGGAACCCGTCACTCCTGTCGCGGCCAAGATCATTCCTGCCGCCAGGAAGAAAGCTTCGCTGGAGCTGGAGCTCCCCAGCTCCCCGGATTCCACGGGCGGGACCCCCAAAGCTGCCGTGTCGGACACGAACGACGTGCTGCAGAAGAACTCCAACCCTTACATCACGCCAAATAACCGGTACGGCCACCAGAACGGGGCCAGCTACGCATGGCACTTCGAGGCCCGCAAGTCCCAGATCCTGAAGTGCATGGAGTGCGGCAGCTCCCACGATACGCTGCAGGAGCTCACGGCCCACATGATGGTGACCGGCCACTTCCTCAAGGTCACTAACTCGGCCATGAAGAAGGGCAAGCCCATCGTGGAGACGCCCGTCACGCCCACCATCACAACTCTGCTCGACGAGAAGGTGCAGTCCGTGCCCCTGGCCGCCACCACCTTCACGTCCCCCTCCAACACGCCCGCAAGCGTCTCCCCAAAACTGACCGTGGAGGTCAAGAAGGAAGTCGACAAGGAGAAGGCAGTCACCGACGAGAAGccgaaggagaaggagaagcccTGTGAAGAAGAGGAAAAGTACGACATCTCTTCCAAATACCACTATTTGACTGAAAATGACTTAGAAGAGAGTCCCAAGGGGGGACTAGATATCCTAAAGTCCCTAGAAAACACGGTGACGTCCGCCATCAACAAGGCCCAGAATGGCACCCCCAGCTGGGGGGGCTACCCCAGCATCCACGCCGCCTACCAGCTCCCCAACATGATGAAGCTATCCCTGGGCTCGTCGGGGAAGAGCACACCCCTGAAGCCCATGTTTGGCAACAGCGAGATTGTGTCTCCCACGAAAAACCAGACTCTGGTCTCTCCCCCCAGCAGCCAGACCTCGCCCATGCCCAAGACAAACTTCCACGCCATGGAGGAGCTGGTAAAAAAAGTCACCGAGAAAGTTGCCAAAGTTGAGGAGAAAATGAAGGAACCAGAGGGCAAGCTCTCTCCCCCGAAGCGGGCCACTCCCTCCCCGTGCAGCAGCGAAGTCAGCGAGCCCATCAAGATGGAGGCATCCAGTGACGGGGGCTTCACACGCCAGGGGGACGGCCCCAGCCCCCAGCGGGATGGGTGCAAGGAGGGGACCCCGGCGGCAGAGCCCGTGGAGAACGGCAAGGAGCTGGTGAAGCCTGGCACTGGCGGCTTGAGTGGCAGCACCGCCATCATCACAGACCACCCGCCAGAACAGCCTTTTGTTAACCCTTTGAGTGCCCTCCAGTCCGTCATGAACATTCACCTGGGCAAGGCTGCCAagccctccctgcctgcccttGACCCCATGAGCATGCTTTTCAAGATGAGCAATAGCCTGGCCGAGAAGGCGGCCGTGGCCACGCCCCCGCCCCTCCAGTCCAAGAAGGCGGACCACCTCGACCGCTATTTCTACCACGTCAACAACGACCAGCCCATAGACTTGACAAAAGGGAAGAGTGACAAAGGCTGCTCTTTGGGTTCAGTGCTCCTGTCACCCACGTCCACATCCCCGGCAACCTCCTCATCCACGGTGACAACGGCGAAGACATCTGCCGTCGTGTCATTCATGTCAAACTCGCCGCTCCGCGAGAATGCCTTGTCAGATATATCCGATATGCTGAAGAACTTGACAGAGAGCCACACGTCCAAGTCCTCCACTCCTTCCAGCATCTCCGAGAAGTCTGACATTGACGGCGCCACTCTGGAGGAGGCCGAGGAGGCGACGCCCGCGCAGAAGAGGAAGGGCCGCCAGTCAAACTGGAACCCCCAGCACCTGCTGATTCTCCAGGCCCAGTTTGCCGCCAGCCTCCGGCAGACCTCTGAAGGCAAGTACATCATGTCAGACCTGAGCCCCCAGGAGCGCATGCACATCTCGAGGTTCACGGGGCTCTCCATGACCACCATCAGCCACTGGCTCGCCAATGTGAAGTACCAGTTGCGAAGGACAGGTGGAACAAAGTTCCTCAAAAACCTGGACACCGGCCACCCCCTGTTCTTCTGTAACGACTGTGCGTCACAGATCAGGACTCCTTCCACGTACATCAGCCACCTGGAGTCACACCTGGGCTTCCGGCTGCGGGACTTGTCCAAACTGCCCACCGAACAGATTAGCAATCAAGTAGCACAAACCAAGTCGCCGTCAGAAAAATTGGCGACGTCCTCCCCTGAGGAGGACCTGGGGACCTCCTACCAGTGCAAACTTTGCAACCGGACCTTTGCAAGCAAGCATGCGGTTAAACTTCACCTTAGCAAAACACACGGGAAGTCCCCAGAAGACCACCTCCTGTATGTTTCAGAGCTGGAGAAGCAGTAG